One Streptomyces sp. R28 DNA window includes the following coding sequences:
- a CDS encoding SRPBCC domain-containing protein: MEHEVFVPVAAERLREVLADPVRVARAVPGLQQDAGAEPVAGRLKVRVGGHTITYGGAVRVSEREDGSYAVAGDATEARGSGSVKLALTVRVREADGGSAVTFEGTASADGRVAEFSTEAVGSAVARLLSRFGEQLGVVAGETSAALGEEEAGDAGETLETLAPGEFETRVTSDFETTPDADDAAAPVPGPGPESASAEPVADEPENAEGAKSAESAKGAKGVSGAEDRDAGAGEPAVAEAAHARRTMIGRSAEEVDHAPPRGRYAPVPAPQTVTPSSALRWAAPAAAVVVASAIVVGRMLRRRR; this comes from the coding sequence ATGGAGCATGAGGTGTTCGTTCCGGTTGCGGCCGAGCGGCTCAGGGAGGTGCTGGCCGATCCCGTACGGGTTGCCCGGGCGGTCCCCGGGCTCCAGCAGGACGCCGGTGCCGAGCCCGTCGCCGGGCGGCTGAAAGTGCGCGTCGGCGGTCACACCATCACCTACGGGGGTGCCGTGCGGGTGTCCGAGCGCGAGGACGGTTCGTACGCCGTGGCGGGCGATGCGACCGAGGCGCGGGGCAGCGGTTCCGTGAAGCTCGCGTTGACGGTGCGGGTCCGGGAGGCCGACGGTGGCTCCGCCGTGACGTTCGAGGGGACTGCTTCGGCGGACGGGCGGGTCGCGGAGTTCTCGACGGAGGCGGTCGGGTCGGCAGTGGCCCGGCTGCTGAGCCGGTTCGGGGAGCAGCTCGGGGTGGTCGCGGGGGAGACGTCGGCGGCGCTGGGGGAGGAAGAGGCCGGCGATGCCGGGGAGACCCTGGAGACCTTGGCGCCCGGGGAGTTCGAAACGCGGGTCACCAGTGACTTCGAGACGACGCCGGATGCGGATGACGCCGCGGCGCCGGTGCCGGGGCCAGGGCCGGAGTCGGCGTCGGCCGAGCCGGTGGCCGATGAGCCTGAGAACGCCGAGGGCGCCAAGAGTGCCGAGAGTGCCAAGGGCGCCAAGGGTGTCTCGGGCGCCGAGGACCGGGATGCCGGGGCCGGGGAGCCCGCCGTCGCTGAGGCGGCTCATGCTCGGCGGACGATGATCGGGCGTAGTGCGGAGGAAGTGGACCATGCCCCGCCGCGGGGGCGTTATGCGCCGGTTCCGGCGCCGCAGACGGTTACGCCGAGTTCTGCGTTGCGGTGGGCGGCTCCGGCGGCGGCGGTGGTGGTGGCGTCGGCGATCGTGGTGGGCCGGATGCTTCGGCGGCGCCGCTGA
- a CDS encoding aldose 1-epimerase, with the protein MSNEDITLTAGDAEVDVLPGNGGRVGGLRVGGTELLRQGERFGCFPMVPWCGRIRDGRFLDGAVVRQMPLNAPPNAIHGTVRDGAWRVARVTDGEAVITYDLVEPWPYTGRVTQVVALTPDSLSLTISVETYETSFPAQIGWHPWFNRNLGGDGAQDVRLDFSPAWQEERGDDHLPTGNRIEPKPGPWDDCFGMPDGVDVTLTWPGQLELKVAGRQEWVVVYDEQEAAVCVEPQTGPPNGLNSLPRLVTPLEPLEATTVWSWRRL; encoded by the coding sequence GTGAGTAACGAAGACATCACGCTGACCGCGGGTGACGCGGAGGTGGACGTGCTGCCGGGGAACGGCGGGCGGGTCGGAGGGCTGCGCGTCGGGGGGACCGAGTTGTTGCGGCAGGGGGAGCGGTTCGGGTGTTTCCCGATGGTTCCCTGGTGCGGGCGGATCCGGGACGGGCGGTTCCTGGACGGGGCCGTGGTGCGGCAGATGCCGCTCAACGCCCCGCCGAACGCCATCCACGGCACCGTACGGGACGGCGCCTGGCGCGTCGCCCGGGTCACCGACGGCGAGGCGGTCATCACGTACGACCTGGTCGAGCCCTGGCCCTACACCGGGCGCGTCACGCAGGTCGTCGCGCTCACCCCCGACAGTCTCAGCCTCACCATCTCCGTCGAGACGTACGAGACGTCCTTCCCGGCCCAGATCGGCTGGCACCCCTGGTTCAACCGGAACCTCGGCGGCGACGGCGCCCAGGACGTCCGGCTCGACTTCAGCCCGGCCTGGCAGGAGGAGCGCGGCGACGATCACCTCCCCACCGGGAACCGCATCGAGCCGAAGCCGGGGCCCTGGGACGACTGCTTCGGCATGCCCGACGGCGTGGACGTCACGCTCACCTGGCCGGGGCAGCTGGAGCTGAAGGTGGCCGGCCGTCAGGAGTGGGTCGTCGTGTACGACGAGCAGGAGGCCGCCGTGTGTGTCGAGCCGCAGACCGGGCCGCCCAACGGGCTCAACAGCCTGCCTCGCCTGGTCACGCCCCTGGAGCCGCTCGAAGCCACCACCGTCTGGAGCTGGCGGCGCCTCTAA
- the pyrE gene encoding orotate phosphoribosyltransferase → MTDVRGDLLEQIKDKAVVHGKVTLSSGLEADYYVDLRRITLDGEAAPLVGQVLLDLTAELEFDAVGGLTMGADPVAAAMLHAAAARGRRLDAFVVRKAAKAHGLQRQVEGPDIAGRRVLVVEDTSTTGGSPLTAVEAVREAGAEVVAVATIVDRATGAAEKIQAGAGVPYLFAYSKDELGLD, encoded by the coding sequence ATGACTGACGTACGTGGCGATCTGCTGGAGCAGATCAAGGACAAGGCCGTGGTGCACGGCAAGGTGACCCTGTCGTCGGGGCTGGAAGCCGACTACTACGTCGACCTTCGGCGGATCACCCTCGACGGGGAGGCGGCTCCGCTGGTCGGGCAGGTGCTGCTCGACCTGACCGCGGAGCTGGAGTTCGACGCGGTCGGCGGGCTCACCATGGGCGCCGACCCCGTCGCCGCCGCGATGCTGCACGCCGCCGCCGCGCGCGGCAGGCGCCTCGACGCCTTCGTCGTGCGCAAGGCCGCCAAGGCGCACGGGCTCCAGCGGCAGGTCGAGGGGCCGGACATCGCGGGGCGGCGGGTTCTCGTCGTCGAGGACACCTCCACCACCGGCGGTTCGCCGCTCACCGCCGTCGAGGCCGTGCGTGAGGCGGGGGCCGAGGTCGTCGCCGTCGCGACGATCGTCGACCGGGCCACTGGCGCCGCCGAGAAGATCCAGGCGGGCGCGGGGGTGCCGTACCTCTTCGCGTACTCCAAGGACGAGCTCGGGCTGGACTGA
- the fbaA gene encoding class II fructose-bisphosphate aldolase gives MPIATPEVYNEMLDRAKAGKFAYPAINVTSTQTLHAALRGFAEAESDGIIQISTGGAEFLGGQHSKDMVTGAVALAEFAHIVAKKYDITVALHTDHCPKDKLDGYVRPLLAVSEERVARGENPLFQSHMWDGSAETLADNLSIAQELLERARAAKIILEVEITPTGGEEDGVSHEINDSLYTTVDDAIRTVEALGLGEKGRYLLAASFGNVHGVYKPGNVVLRPELLKELNEGVAAKYGKASPFDFVFHGGSGSSAEEIATALENGVVKMNIDTDTQYAFTRPVAAHMFQNYDGVLKVDGEVGNKKTYDPRTWGKLAEASMAARVTEACSNLRSTGTKIK, from the coding sequence ATGCCCATCGCAACCCCCGAGGTCTACAACGAGATGCTCGACCGGGCGAAGGCAGGCAAGTTCGCCTACCCGGCCATCAACGTGACCTCGACCCAGACCTTGCACGCTGCGCTGCGCGGCTTCGCGGAGGCCGAGAGCGACGGCATCATCCAGATCTCCACGGGTGGTGCGGAGTTCCTCGGCGGCCAGCACAGCAAGGACATGGTCACCGGCGCCGTCGCCCTGGCCGAGTTCGCGCACATCGTCGCCAAGAAGTACGACATCACCGTCGCCCTGCACACGGACCACTGCCCGAAGGACAAGCTCGACGGGTACGTACGTCCGCTGCTCGCGGTGTCGGAGGAGCGGGTCGCGCGCGGTGAGAACCCGCTGTTCCAGTCGCACATGTGGGACGGCTCGGCCGAGACCCTCGCCGACAACCTGTCCATCGCGCAGGAGCTGCTGGAGCGCGCCCGCGCCGCGAAGATCATCCTCGAGGTCGAGATCACCCCGACCGGTGGCGAGGAGGACGGCGTCTCGCACGAGATCAACGACTCGCTGTACACCACGGTCGACGACGCCATCCGTACGGTCGAGGCCCTCGGTCTCGGTGAGAAGGGGCGCTACCTGCTGGCCGCCTCCTTCGGCAACGTCCACGGTGTGTACAAGCCGGGCAACGTCGTGCTCCGCCCCGAGCTGCTGAAGGAGCTGAACGAGGGCGTCGCCGCCAAGTACGGCAAGGCGTCCCCGTTCGACTTCGTCTTCCACGGCGGCTCCGGCTCCTCCGCCGAGGAGATCGCGACCGCGCTGGAGAACGGCGTCGTCAAGATGAACATCGACACCGACACGCAGTACGCCTTCACGCGTCCGGTGGCGGCCCACATGTTCCAGAACTACGACGGTGTCCTGAAGGTCGACGGCGAGGTCGGCAACAAGAAGACCTACGACCCGCGGACCTGGGGCAAGCTCGCCGAGGCGAGCATGGCCGCGCGCGTGACGGAGGCCTGCTCGAACCTGCGCTCGACGGGTACGAAGATCAAGTAG
- a CDS encoding MFS transporter, whose product MPDVRLASPQGKWILLTTVLGSSMAMLDSTVVNVALPRIGRDLDADLAALQWTVNAYMLTLAGLILLGGSLGDRYGRRKVFVVGVVWFAAASLLCGIAPNAGTLIAARALQGIGGALLTPGSLALIQASFHPDDRGRAVGLWSGFGGVGAAIGPFLGGWLVDGPGWRWVFLLNVPLALLCVPVALRHVPESGDGRRHGRFDVLGAALGALSLALVTYALIEAREGSVVVAVSAVAGVAAGIAFVFVEKRRPDPMMPLDIFASRQFTAVNIVTLCVYAALGGFFFLAALQLQVVAGYSALGAGTALLPTTVLMLLFSARSGALADRIGPRIPLTVGPLLCAVGMLLMLRVGPDASYVADVLPAVLVLGFGLVTLVAPLTATVLASVDVARAGLASGINNAAARAAGLVAVAALPLLTGMGQEAYRSPSAFDDAFDRAMTLCAGALVAGALLAFATVRRLPPECVRPECHTHGGITAPPLEGRPVRGRVPGGEGS is encoded by the coding sequence ATGCCCGACGTCCGGCTGGCCTCCCCGCAGGGCAAGTGGATCCTGCTCACCACCGTCCTCGGCTCCAGCATGGCCATGCTGGACTCGACCGTCGTCAACGTCGCCCTCCCGCGCATCGGCCGCGACCTCGACGCCGACCTCGCGGCGCTGCAGTGGACCGTCAACGCGTACATGCTCACGCTGGCCGGGCTGATCCTGCTGGGCGGTTCGCTGGGGGACCGGTACGGGCGCCGCAAGGTCTTCGTCGTCGGGGTCGTGTGGTTCGCGGCGGCCTCACTGCTGTGCGGGATCGCCCCGAACGCCGGGACGCTCATCGCCGCCAGGGCGTTGCAGGGGATCGGCGGGGCTCTGCTCACGCCGGGCTCGCTCGCGCTCATCCAGGCGTCCTTCCATCCCGACGACCGGGGGCGGGCCGTGGGCCTGTGGTCGGGGTTCGGGGGCGTCGGCGCGGCGATCGGGCCGTTTCTGGGCGGGTGGCTGGTCGACGGGCCGGGCTGGCGGTGGGTGTTCCTGCTCAACGTCCCGCTGGCCCTGCTGTGCGTGCCGGTGGCCCTGCGGCATGTCCCCGAGTCGGGGGACGGTCGCAGACACGGCCGCTTCGACGTGCTCGGCGCGGCGCTCGGCGCGCTGTCCCTCGCCCTGGTGACGTACGCGCTGATCGAGGCCCGTGAGGGCTCGGTGGTCGTCGCCGTGTCCGCGGTCGCCGGTGTGGCCGCCGGCATCGCCTTCGTGTTCGTCGAGAAGCGGCGCCCCGACCCGATGATGCCGCTCGACATCTTCGCGTCCCGCCAGTTCACCGCGGTCAACATCGTCACCCTGTGCGTGTACGCGGCCCTCGGCGGGTTCTTCTTCCTCGCCGCGCTCCAGCTCCAGGTCGTCGCCGGTTACTCGGCCCTCGGCGCCGGTACGGCATTGCTGCCGACGACCGTCCTGATGCTGCTGTTCTCCGCCCGCTCCGGCGCCCTGGCCGACCGGATCGGGCCGCGTATCCCGCTCACCGTCGGGCCCCTGCTGTGCGCGGTGGGCATGCTGCTGATGCTGCGCGTCGGGCCGGACGCCTCGTACGTCGCCGACGTACTGCCTGCCGTCCTCGTCCTCGGCTTCGGCCTGGTCACGCTGGTCGCCCCGCTGACCGCCACCGTCCTGGCCTCCGTGGACGTCGCGCGGGCGGGTCTGGCCAGCGGCATCAACAACGCGGCGGCCCGTGCGGCCGGTCTTGTCGCCGTGGCCGCGCTGCCGCTGCTGACCGGGATGGGGCAGGAGGCGTACCGCTCGCCGAGCGCCTTCGACGACGCGTTTGACCGGGCGATGACCCTGTGTGCGGGGGCTCTGGTGGCGGGAGCGCTCCTCGCCTTCGCGACCGTGCGCCGCCTGCCCCCGGAGTGCGTCCGCCCCGAATGCCACACACACGGCGGCATTACGGCCCCGCCGTTGGAGGGGCGGCCGGTGCGGGGGCGGGTGCCTGGGGGTGAGGGCTCCTAG
- a CDS encoding DUF3151 domain-containing protein, translating to MTIHENLLGGPPPTHLPDDPEPRELLAGGTAPADVAAKYPTSSLAWAQLADDAFERGSVVESYAYARTGYHRGLDALRRNGWKGHGPVPWEHEPNRGFLRALHGLARAAGAIGEQEEYERCTQFLKDSSLAAAQTLG from the coding sequence ATGACGATTCACGAGAACCTCCTCGGGGGCCCGCCCCCGACCCACCTCCCCGACGACCCCGAGCCGCGTGAGCTGCTCGCCGGCGGCACCGCGCCCGCGGACGTCGCCGCGAAGTACCCGACGTCCTCGCTGGCCTGGGCACAGCTGGCCGACGACGCGTTCGAGCGGGGCAGCGTCGTGGAGTCGTACGCCTATGCCCGGACGGGCTACCACCGCGGCCTGGACGCGCTGCGCCGGAACGGCTGGAAGGGGCACGGCCCCGTCCCCTGGGAGCACGAGCCGAACCGCGGCTTCCTGCGCGCCCTGCACGGCCTCGCCCGCGCCGCCGGAGCGATCGGCGAGCAGGAGGAGTACGAGCGCTGCACGCAGTTCCTGAAGGACTCCTCGCTGGCGGCGGCCCAGACCCTGGGCTAG
- a CDS encoding tryptophan 2,3-dioxygenase family protein, which yields MSHEAHEAEEPSTPHLDFAGTTPYEDYVQADVLTHLQHTLSDDPGEMVFLVTTQVMELWFTVIVHEWETAANALREDRVPVAIDALKRSVRELEALNASWKPLGQLTPAQFNAYRSALGEGSGFQSAMYRRMEFLLAEKSASMLVPHRGAPRVHAELEKALHEPSLYDEVLRFLARRGCDIPEAVLKRDVSQRYMPSDEVEAVWTSIYAGAQDSELARLGEALTDVAELVWRWRNDHLVATRRAMGAKAGTGGSAGVAWLEKRAQKNVFPELWTARSHV from the coding sequence ATGTCCCACGAGGCTCACGAGGCTGAAGAGCCGTCGACTCCGCATCTCGACTTCGCAGGCACCACGCCGTACGAGGACTACGTACAGGCGGACGTCCTCACTCACCTCCAGCACACCCTCTCCGACGACCCCGGAGAGATGGTCTTCCTGGTCACGACCCAGGTGATGGAGCTGTGGTTCACGGTCATCGTCCACGAGTGGGAGACGGCGGCGAACGCCCTGCGCGAGGACCGGGTGCCGGTGGCGATCGACGCGCTCAAGCGTTCCGTACGGGAACTGGAGGCACTGAACGCCTCCTGGAAGCCGCTCGGCCAGCTCACGCCGGCCCAGTTCAACGCGTACCGCAGCGCCCTCGGCGAGGGCTCCGGCTTCCAGTCGGCGATGTACCGGCGCATGGAGTTCCTGCTCGCCGAGAAGTCCGCGTCCATGCTGGTCCCGCACCGCGGCGCCCCGCGCGTCCACGCGGAACTGGAGAAGGCGCTGCACGAGCCGAGCCTGTACGACGAGGTGCTGCGCTTCCTCGCCCGGCGCGGCTGTGACATCCCCGAGGCCGTCCTCAAGCGCGACGTCTCACAGCGGTACATGCCGTCGGACGAGGTCGAGGCCGTCTGGACCTCGATCTACGCGGGCGCCCAGGACTCCGAGCTCGCCCGCCTGGGTGAGGCCTTGACCGACGTCGCCGAGCTGGTGTGGCGCTGGCGCAACGACCATCTCGTCGCCACCCGGCGCGCGATGGGCGCCAAGGCCGGTACGGGCGGTTCGGCCGGGGTGGCCTGGCTGGAGAAGCGGGCGCAGAAGAACGTGTTCCCGGAGCTGTGGACGGCGAGGTCCCATGTCTGA
- the kynU gene encoding kynureninase, producing the protein MSELAAKAGALDAADELAGARKRFVLDDAVVYLDGNSLGALPANVPGRVEDVVRRQWGELRIRSWDESGWWDAPERIGDRIAPLVGAAPGQIVVGDSTSVNVFKAVVAAVRMANPIAGEAVRDEILVDATTFPTDGYIAESAARMTGCSLRPVTPEQVPDALSGRTAAVLLNHVDYRTGRLHDLPSLTAAVHAAGAYAVWDLCHSAGALPVGLDEHGVDLAIGCTYKYLNGGPGSPAYLYVRHDLQDRFDSPLPGWNSHADPFGMRGEFEPAAGALRGRVGTPDILSMLALEAALEVWDGVSIEAVRAKSLALTDFFLECVGAYVPEGRVESVTPVAHAERGSQVALRCEGAGDVMKALIERGVVGDFRRPDVLRFGFTPLYVGFADVERAARVLADVLADVLGERLPEAARTQAARR; encoded by the coding sequence ATGTCTGAGCTCGCAGCCAAGGCGGGGGCGCTGGACGCGGCCGACGAACTGGCCGGTGCCCGCAAGCGGTTCGTGCTCGATGACGCGGTCGTCTACCTCGACGGCAACTCCCTGGGCGCCCTGCCGGCGAACGTGCCGGGGCGGGTCGAGGACGTCGTACGGCGGCAGTGGGGTGAGCTGCGCATCCGCTCCTGGGACGAGAGCGGCTGGTGGGACGCGCCCGAGCGGATCGGGGACCGGATCGCTCCCCTGGTCGGCGCGGCGCCCGGTCAGATCGTGGTCGGCGACTCGACAAGTGTCAATGTTTTCAAGGCAGTTGTGGCCGCCGTGCGGATGGCGAACCCCATTGCCGGCGAGGCGGTCCGGGACGAGATCCTGGTCGACGCGACGACCTTCCCCACGGACGGCTACATCGCCGAGTCGGCGGCGCGGATGACGGGGTGTTCGCTACGGCCGGTGACCCCGGAGCAGGTGCCGGACGCGCTGTCCGGCCGTACGGCCGCGGTCCTGCTGAACCACGTCGACTACCGCACCGGCCGGCTGCATGACCTGCCCTCGCTCACGGCCGCGGTGCACGCGGCGGGGGCCTACGCCGTCTGGGACCTCTGCCACAGCGCGGGCGCGCTGCCGGTGGGGCTGGACGAGCACGGGGTCGACCTGGCGATCGGCTGCACGTACAAGTACCTGAACGGCGGGCCGGGTTCACCGGCGTACCTGTACGTACGGCATGACCTGCAGGACCGCTTCGACTCCCCGCTGCCCGGCTGGAACTCCCACGCCGATCCCTTCGGCATGCGGGGCGAGTTCGAACCGGCGGCGGGCGCACTGCGCGGTCGCGTCGGTACGCCGGACATCCTCTCCATGCTCGCCCTGGAGGCCGCGCTGGAGGTCTGGGACGGTGTGTCGATCGAGGCGGTGCGGGCCAAGTCGCTCGCGCTGACCGACTTCTTCCTGGAGTGCGTCGGGGCGTATGTGCCGGAGGGTCGCGTGGAGTCGGTGACTCCGGTGGCCCACGCGGAGCGCGGCAGCCAGGTGGCGCTGCGCTGCGAGGGCGCCGGGGACGTGATGAAGGCGCTCATCGAGCGGGGCGTGGTCGGCGACTTCCGCCGCCCGGACGTACTGCGCTTCGGGTTCACACCGCTGTACGTCGGGTTCGCGGATGTGGAGCGGGCGGCGCGGGTGCTGGCCGACGTGCTGGCCGACGTGCTGGGGGAGAGGTTGCCGGAGGCGGCGCGGACCCAGGCGGCGCGGCGCTAA
- a CDS encoding TetR/AcrR family transcriptional regulator: protein MSAEPGTVRPGGRTARVRAAVLRAAGDVLTEQGFDGLDLADVARRADVGKTTVYRRWGSVTGLVADLLADMAEQSLPREETGSVLGDLRANAALVQRTLADVRQGALFRAVIAAATCDQRTAQALRRFYEARVAEWAPCVEQGVARGELPAGTDAEAVVRAVSAPLYYQLLTTGVIPDAPAAERAARAAHAAAVAGVYVG from the coding sequence ATGTCCGCCGAACCCGGCACCGTACGTCCCGGAGGGCGTACCGCGCGTGTCCGTGCGGCCGTCCTGCGGGCGGCCGGAGATGTACTCACGGAGCAGGGTTTCGACGGCCTCGACCTCGCGGACGTCGCCCGGCGCGCCGACGTGGGCAAGACGACCGTGTACCGGCGGTGGGGCTCGGTGACGGGCCTGGTGGCCGACCTGCTCGCCGACATGGCCGAACAGTCGCTGCCACGCGAGGAGACCGGGTCCGTGCTCGGGGACCTGCGGGCCAACGCGGCGCTGGTGCAGCGGACGTTGGCGGACGTCCGGCAGGGCGCCCTGTTCCGCGCCGTCATCGCCGCGGCGACCTGCGACCAACGTACGGCGCAGGCGCTGCGGCGGTTCTACGAGGCACGGGTCGCGGAGTGGGCGCCGTGCGTTGAACAGGGCGTCGCCCGAGGGGAGTTGCCCGCCGGGACGGATGCCGAGGCGGTCGTACGGGCGGTGTCGGCGCCCCTGTACTACCAGTTGCTGACGACCGGGGTGATCCCCGACGCCCCCGCCGCGGAGCGCGCCGCGCGGGCCGCACATGCGGCTGCCGTGGCGGGGGTGTACGTCGGTTAG
- a CDS encoding alpha/beta hydrolase, translating to MPDDVAAARAVAEEQSAFSHPPVDPDAIASYGDHPDQVIDFYAPRGEAGPGGPAPLVVVLHGGAWRAPYDRRHITPFANFMARQGFAVANVEYRRGAEGVDVAASAGGAAEPSAGGGPVAGRWPDTFDDVAAALDALPALVREALPQADPRRTVLAGHSAGGHLALWAAARHVLPAGAPWRTARPPALRGVVALAPIADFTVADKLDVCGGAARQLLGSDVEFAERRHYADPALLLPTGIATTLVQGRADVVVPQAVAEAYADAAAKAGEVIGLTLLEDVGHFPLIDPAADACAVVVEEIAQLAW from the coding sequence ATGCCGGACGACGTCGCAGCAGCCCGGGCCGTCGCCGAAGAGCAGTCGGCCTTCTCGCACCCGCCCGTCGATCCCGACGCCATCGCCTCGTACGGCGACCACCCCGACCAGGTGATCGACTTCTACGCGCCGCGCGGCGAGGCCGGCCCGGGCGGCCCGGCCCCGCTGGTCGTCGTCCTGCACGGCGGGGCGTGGCGGGCTCCGTACGACCGGCGGCACATCACGCCGTTCGCGAACTTCATGGCTCGGCAGGGCTTCGCCGTGGCCAATGTGGAGTATCGGCGGGGGGCGGAGGGCGTGGACGTCGCGGCGAGCGCGGGCGGTGCGGCGGAGCCGAGTGCGGGCGGCGGTCCGGTCGCCGGTCGCTGGCCGGACACCTTCGACGACGTGGCCGCCGCGCTGGACGCACTGCCCGCGCTCGTCCGGGAGGCCCTCCCGCAGGCCGATCCGCGCCGGACCGTACTCGCGGGCCACTCGGCCGGCGGCCACCTGGCCCTCTGGGCGGCCGCCCGCCATGTCCTCCCCGCGGGCGCCCCCTGGCGCACCGCCCGTCCCCCGGCCCTGCGGGGTGTGGTCGCGCTGGCCCCGATCGCCGACTTCACGGTCGCCGACAAGCTGGACGTCTGCGGGGGTGCCGCGCGCCAACTCCTGGGCAGCGATGTGGAGTTCGCCGAGCGTCGGCACTACGCCGACCCCGCGCTCCTGCTCCCGACCGGCATCGCGACGACGCTCGTCCAGGGCCGCGCGGACGTCGTGGTCCCGCAGGCGGTCGCCGAGGCGTACGCGGATGCGGCGGCGAAGGCGGGAGAGGTGATCGGTCTTACGCTGCTGGAGGACGTCGGGCACTTTCCGCTGATCGATCCGGCGGCGGACGCGTGCGCGGTGGTGGTGGAGGAGATCGCGCAGTTGGCGTGGTGA
- a CDS encoding alpha/beta hydrolase codes for MGRTTGAAGTSEPKKKTRRTHRWRRVLLATLITGAVVVPLSGAARPEIPAPAPAALTPVTAATLDEAYAANRANAAEASRMAAAHGNRERAAADREMADPSRHFLSFDGRGPGLATEVFGDLPHADRIAVLVPGSDTSIDTYDRFRAAARALHDRLTREAPHGARTAVVAWLGYETPATVSTTVATAGRAEEAAPKLREFVRQLRALADRSGRQSRISLLCHSYGSVVCGRAASHLDVDDIALVGSPGTGADSAAGLHTPARVWAARGGDDWVAEVPHIRLDLLGTTVGFGTDPMSPSFGARVFAAGDGGHSDYFRPGSTSLTNLTRIVLGETSEVSHG; via the coding sequence ATGGGGCGTACCACGGGGGCAGCCGGGACGAGCGAGCCGAAGAAGAAGACCCGCCGCACTCACAGATGGCGCCGGGTACTGCTCGCCACCCTGATCACCGGTGCCGTGGTCGTCCCGCTGTCCGGCGCCGCACGCCCTGAGATCCCGGCCCCGGCCCCGGCCGCCCTCACACCGGTGACGGCGGCGACCCTGGACGAGGCGTACGCGGCCAACCGTGCCAACGCCGCCGAGGCGTCCCGCATGGCCGCGGCCCACGGCAACCGCGAACGGGCCGCCGCGGACCGCGAGATGGCCGACCCGTCCCGCCACTTCCTCTCCTTCGACGGCCGCGGCCCCGGTCTCGCGACGGAGGTCTTCGGCGACCTGCCCCACGCCGACCGCATCGCGGTCCTGGTGCCGGGCTCCGACACATCCATCGACACGTACGACCGTTTCCGCGCCGCCGCCCGGGCCCTGCACGACCGCCTCACCCGGGAGGCCCCGCACGGCGCCCGCACCGCGGTGGTCGCCTGGCTCGGCTACGAAACCCCGGCCACGGTCAGCACCACGGTCGCGACGGCGGGCCGAGCCGAGGAGGCGGCCCCGAAGCTGCGGGAGTTCGTACGGCAGCTGCGCGCCCTCGCGGACCGGTCAGGCAGGCAGTCGCGCATCTCCCTCCTCTGCCACTCCTACGGCTCGGTGGTCTGCGGCCGCGCGGCCTCCCACCTGGACGTGGACGACATCGCCCTGGTCGGCAGCCCCGGCACCGGCGCGGACAGCGCGGCGGGCCTGCACACGCCGGCCCGCGTCTGGGCGGCCCGCGGCGGTGACGACTGGGTGGCGGAGGTGCCGCACATCAGGCTCGACCTGCTCGGCACGACCGTCGGCTTCGGCACCGACCCGATGTCCCCGTCGTTCGGTGCCCGGGTCTTCGCGGCGGGCGACGGCGGCCACAGCGACTACTTCAGGCCGGGCTCGACTTCCCTGACGAACCTGACCCGCATCGTCCTGGGCGAGACCTCGGAGGTGAGCCATGGCTGA